Proteins from a genomic interval of Marmoricola sp. OAE513:
- a CDS encoding META domain-containing protein, protein MTPRHLLGTCVLVGLLLTGCGSTGVEQRPAARNGVDGPGLTAEYVVTGATSGGKPRPLVRGSEIRISIADGRISISAGCNAMNGAYTLTGTRLEVVGGLATTDMGCEKPLMDQDAWVAGLFTRPVQLSTGKDAAIISGDVVLGLADRADLHPDEPLAGTVWVLDSVGESKPDSPVSSVPEGLVAYLRLEDGEALTYDGCNGGGAPYERKGDRLVFGDLTTDLRGCTGPQADDLARLHEAYAEVFAGTASYSIKEKRLTLTHGDVVLGFRAEDEVPVHD, encoded by the coding sequence ATGACTCCCCGACATCTGCTCGGCACGTGCGTCCTGGTCGGTCTCCTGCTCACCGGCTGCGGCAGCACGGGGGTGGAACAACGACCTGCGGCGCGCAACGGCGTCGACGGCCCCGGGCTGACCGCCGAGTACGTCGTCACCGGGGCGACCTCAGGCGGCAAGCCGCGCCCGCTGGTGCGTGGCAGCGAGATCCGGATCAGCATCGCCGACGGGCGGATCTCGATCTCGGCAGGCTGCAACGCCATGAACGGTGCCTACACGCTGACCGGCACCCGCCTGGAGGTCGTCGGCGGGCTCGCGACCACGGACATGGGCTGCGAGAAGCCGTTGATGGACCAGGACGCCTGGGTGGCGGGGCTCTTCACCCGTCCGGTCCAGCTCAGCACCGGGAAGGACGCCGCGATCATCTCGGGCGACGTCGTTCTCGGTCTGGCTGACCGCGCCGACCTCCACCCGGACGAGCCACTCGCGGGGACGGTGTGGGTGCTCGACTCCGTCGGGGAGTCGAAGCCTGACAGCCCGGTCAGCTCGGTCCCCGAGGGCCTGGTCGCGTACCTGCGCCTCGAGGACGGGGAGGCGCTGACCTACGACGGCTGCAACGGCGGGGGAGCGCCGTACGAGCGGAAGGGTGACCGGTTGGTCTTCGGCGACCTGACCACCGACCTGCGGGGTTGCACCGGTCCGCAGGCCGACGACCTCGCCCGGCTCCACGAGGCGTACGCCGAGGTCTTCGCCGGCACGGCGTCGTACTCGATCAAGGAGAAGCGGCTCACGCTCACCCACGGCGACGTCGTGCTCGGTTTCCGGGCCGAGGATGAGGTCCCCGTCCACGACTGA
- a CDS encoding phosphatidate cytidylyltransferase: MSTTDAGTPAPQKDHGRAGRDLPAAVGSAVVLLSVIAGSLFFFKTAFIVVVCTAVVVAIWELHRGLLAKQIDIPEQPLMVGGVVMVAVAYFWGAPALVTATAVSALVIMLWLLRRGVDGFVQNATAAVFTLIYVPFLGSFVALMLAEGGDWRTTEHFDDGVKGIVAFILLTIASDIGGYVAGVLFGKHPMAPVISPKKSWEGFAGSLLFCVGAGVGLMDWLDGDWWIGVALGLIAVVMATLGDLCESVMKRDLGIKDMSQIIPGHGGLMDRLDSLLATIAPIWLLLHYCVFS, from the coding sequence ATGAGCACCACTGACGCAGGAACTCCTGCCCCGCAGAAGGACCACGGCCGCGCCGGTCGCGACCTGCCTGCAGCCGTCGGCTCAGCCGTGGTGCTGCTGAGCGTGATCGCCGGCTCGCTGTTCTTCTTCAAGACCGCCTTCATCGTCGTCGTCTGCACCGCGGTCGTCGTGGCGATCTGGGAGCTGCACCGCGGGCTGCTCGCGAAGCAGATCGACATCCCGGAGCAGCCGCTGATGGTCGGCGGCGTCGTGATGGTGGCGGTCGCCTACTTCTGGGGTGCCCCCGCGCTGGTCACCGCCACGGCGGTCTCCGCGCTGGTGATCATGCTGTGGCTGCTGCGTCGCGGCGTCGACGGGTTCGTGCAGAACGCCACTGCGGCGGTCTTCACGCTCATCTACGTCCCGTTCCTGGGGTCGTTCGTCGCGCTGATGCTGGCCGAGGGCGGCGACTGGAGGACCACCGAGCACTTCGACGACGGCGTCAAAGGCATCGTCGCCTTCATCCTGCTGACCATCGCGTCGGACATCGGCGGGTACGTCGCGGGCGTGCTGTTCGGCAAGCACCCGATGGCACCGGTCATCTCCCCGAAGAAGTCCTGGGAGGGCTTCGCGGGCTCGCTGCTCTTCTGCGTCGGGGCCGGCGTCGGCCTGATGGACTGGCTCGACGGCGACTGGTGGATCGGCGTGGCCCTGGGGCTGATCGCCGTGGTGATGGCCACCCTCGGCGACCTCTGCGAGTCGGTGATGAAGCGCGACCTCGGCATCAAGGACATGAGCCAGATCATCCCGGGCCACGGCGGCCTGATGGACCGGTTGGACTCGCTGCTCGCCACGATCGCACCGATCTGGCTGCTGCTGCACTACTGCGTCTTCAGCTGA